One Dictyoglomus thermophilum H-6-12 DNA window includes the following coding sequences:
- a CDS encoding SDR family oxidoreductase: MSNYIVFITGASKGLGFSLTELYLDKGHKVIATYRKNLEKLEEIKNHPNLILHPMDVSDEESVRNTYEYLKNKINYIDILINNAAVYLEDKSKTIENIDIEKAIVTMNVNSIGPLRVLKYFYSLVEKGNKKLIINISSEAGSISNCWRDREYAYCMSKSALNMLSAILQNYSIPKGIKVLSIHPGWMRTDMGGPDADIDPKEAAEGIYNLSVKDWDPKDKNIYMDYKGNLMTW; this comes from the coding sequence ATGTCAAACTATATTGTTTTTATAACAGGTGCTTCAAAAGGTTTAGGTTTTTCTCTTACAGAACTTTATCTTGATAAAGGCCACAAAGTGATAGCAACTTACCGAAAAAATCTTGAAAAATTAGAAGAAATCAAGAATCATCCAAACCTAATTCTGCATCCTATGGATGTCTCCGATGAAGAATCCGTTAGAAATACTTATGAATATTTGAAAAACAAGATTAACTACATTGATATACTTATAAATAATGCAGCAGTTTACCTAGAAGATAAAAGTAAAACTATAGAAAACATAGACATAGAAAAAGCTATAGTAACCATGAATGTAAACTCTATTGGACCTTTAAGGGTGCTAAAGTATTTTTATTCCCTTGTCGAAAAGGGAAATAAAAAACTAATAATAAATATATCATCAGAAGCTGGAAGTATCTCTAATTGTTGGAGAGATAGAGAATATGCCTATTGCATGTCAAAATCAGCCCTAAATATGCTCTCTGCTATTTTACAAAACTACAGTATTCCTAAAGGCATAAAAGTTTTATCTATCCATCCTGGATGGATGAGAACTGATATGGGAGGACCAGATGCAGATATTGACCCTAAAGAGGCAGCAGAAGGTATATACAATCTCTCTGTGAAAGATTGGGATCCTAAGGACAAAAATATTTATATGGATTACAAAGGGAACCTAATGACTTGGTAA
- a CDS encoding ABC transporter permease — protein sequence MKIRPNNQKPKFYFRELNILLALIVLCVFITIMNPKFITPFNLQVVARQIAIYGLLAIGETLIIIGGGIDLSVGSLVALTGVLVALFMKNGIDMILAILIVLLISCLIGLWHGLFVTKLNVPPFIITLGTLTAARGLASVITKGWPIIGLPEKFFFIGQGDLWGIPFPTVILIVFAIIAFFITKYTVLGRNLYAVGGNIEAARLSGIDVDKIRMFTYVFGSFLAGITGIIIASRLSQGQAGVGGGYELSAIAAAVIGGTSLSGGEGTILGTIIGASIMSVIYNGLILLEISSYWHDVVMGLVIVTAVTIDIWRKRKRK from the coding sequence ATGAAGATAAGACCTAATAATCAAAAGCCTAAGTTTTATTTTCGTGAATTGAACATTCTTCTCGCTCTTATTGTATTATGTGTATTTATCACTATAATGAACCCCAAATTTATCACCCCCTTTAACCTACAAGTCGTTGCTAGACAAATAGCGATTTACGGTCTTCTTGCTATAGGAGAAACACTAATAATAATTGGGGGTGGCATAGACCTTTCCGTTGGCTCTCTTGTTGCCCTTACAGGAGTTTTAGTAGCTCTTTTTATGAAAAATGGAATAGACATGATATTAGCAATACTCATAGTTTTACTCATCTCATGTCTTATAGGACTCTGGCATGGACTTTTTGTCACAAAACTTAACGTTCCTCCCTTCATAATAACCTTAGGAACTCTTACTGCAGCAAGAGGTCTTGCTTCAGTAATCACTAAAGGGTGGCCTATTATTGGCCTTCCCGAAAAATTCTTTTTTATAGGTCAAGGCGATCTTTGGGGTATTCCTTTTCCTACTGTTATATTAATAGTTTTTGCAATAATAGCTTTCTTTATTACAAAATACACAGTGTTAGGTAGAAACCTATACGCCGTGGGTGGAAACATTGAAGCTGCGAGACTCTCTGGTATAGATGTTGATAAAATAAGAATGTTTACCTATGTTTTCGGTTCTTTCCTTGCAGGAATTACAGGAATAATTATTGCTTCAAGATTAAGCCAAGGACAAGCAGGAGTTGGAGGCGGATATGAATTAAGTGCTATAGCTGCAGCCGTAATAGGAGGCACTTCTCTTTCTGGAGGAGAGGGAACCATATTAGGTACCATAATTGGTGCAAGCATCATGTCGGTAATTTATAATGGTCTTATACTCCTTGAAATCTCCTCATATTGGCATGATGTAGTAATGGGACTTGTAATAGTCACAGCCGTCACCATAGATATTTGGAGGAAGAGAAAAAGAAAGTAA
- a CDS encoding PsbP-related protein — protein MRKLLRFLIFSLLVLGLSFNIILAETEKYVDKDLGFSIVPPEGWEVKDGKPYNLAVIFVGPADEGFMPNFNLNIVAVPSEVTEINEDLLREIKEELKAAGEYYGSLEFVSEGEREVSNYKGYEIVYTINLSEDLTLEQKQVYVLQGGKFYIFTFTSLEDTFEKYLPLFEESLSTFEILQ, from the coding sequence ATGAGAAAATTATTAAGGTTTTTGATTTTTTCTCTATTAGTTTTAGGACTTTCTTTCAATATTATTTTAGCTGAGACTGAGAAATATGTGGATAAGGATTTAGGTTTTTCTATTGTGCCTCCTGAAGGGTGGGAGGTAAAGGATGGAAAGCCTTATAACTTGGCTGTAATTTTTGTTGGCCCTGCAGATGAAGGTTTTATGCCAAATTTCAATTTAAACATAGTAGCTGTTCCTTCGGAGGTTACGGAGATTAACGAAGATCTTTTAAGAGAGATAAAGGAAGAGTTAAAGGCTGCAGGAGAATATTATGGTTCTTTGGAATTTGTTTCGGAAGGAGAAAGGGAAGTATCAAACTACAAGGGATATGAAATTGTATACACTATTAATTTGAGTGAAGATTTGACTTTAGAACAAAAACAGGTCTATGTTCTTCAAGGAGGGAAATTTTATATCTTTACGTTTACTTCTTTGGAAGATACTTTTGAGAAATATCTGCCTCTTTTTGAGGAGAGCTTAAGTACCTTTGAGATACTCCAATAA
- a CDS encoding sugar phosphate isomerase/epimerase family protein, giving the protein MLISCSTAAFLKPEMTTEEKLKNSIEALNIILENHYDGIELFLPKDFDEEKKEILFEEAKKLKGKILTLHAPKNTLHKPIKSIFPDLVKLIKKCSDLEIKVIVLHPPFQKTMNSLLRTIFYIFDNVIHFSARHNVLLTIENVPYLLDPPEFYSALAQRYKNHVGITIDIEYLHSTQYSLNKYSEELLKNHLRNIHIRDYDGQSFDDEGKRRYLKLGEGLINFRELFEKIFKLGYNGPLTVETVFDNKIEDLKHSREFIINNFPQKSLASG; this is encoded by the coding sequence ATGTTAATCTCTTGTTCAACTGCGGCATTTTTAAAACCAGAAATGACAACGGAAGAAAAATTAAAAAATTCCATTGAAGCTTTAAATATTATTTTGGAAAACCACTACGATGGAATTGAACTTTTTCTTCCTAAAGATTTTGACGAAGAAAAGAAAGAGATACTCTTTGAGGAAGCTAAAAAGTTAAAAGGAAAAATATTAACACTTCATGCTCCTAAAAACACGCTCCACAAGCCAATAAAATCAATATTCCCTGATTTAGTAAAATTAATCAAAAAATGTAGTGATCTTGAAATAAAAGTCATTGTTCTACATCCTCCTTTTCAAAAAACAATGAATTCACTTTTAAGAACCATCTTCTATATATTTGACAATGTGATTCACTTTTCTGCAAGACACAATGTTTTACTAACGATAGAAAATGTACCTTATCTTCTCGATCCTCCAGAGTTTTATTCTGCCCTTGCCCAAAGATACAAAAACCATGTGGGTATAACTATCGATATAGAATATTTACATTCCACCCAATATTCACTTAACAAATATTCTGAAGAATTATTAAAGAACCATCTTAGGAATATACATATAAGAGATTATGACGGACAAAGTTTTGATGACGAGGGCAAGAGAAGGTATTTAAAACTAGGAGAAGGATTAATCAATTTTAGGGAGTTATTTGAGAAAATATTTAAACTTGGCTATAACGGACCTTTAACAGTAGAAACCGTCTTTGATAATAAAATAGAAGACTTAAAGCACAGTAGAGAATTTATTATAAACAATTTTCCTCAAAAATCATTAGCTTCTGGATAG
- the pheA gene encoding prephenate dehydratase: MRELEELRKEIDELDKKLLDILNRRAQIVLQIRDWKIKNNYPTFDPSREKELLDRLVKENKGPLDKDAVIGIFKTIISYLRSLEKEIEVLYLGPEGSFTHQAAVKFFGEGSKFKPLLLVEDIFKSLEEGAEYAVVPIENSLEGTVGSTMDLLAITTKKVIGEVYLDVKHSLISFEDSIDKIRKVYSHPQALAQCKKWLRQNLPNVEEIPTSSTSFAAKLVKEERGSAAIASNFAANIFGLNILAENIQDFWNNKTRFLVLGREIPKPTGKDKTSIIFSVKHQAGALYRALRPLHDFGLNMTLIQSRPVPAKPFEYRFFVDFQGHIEDEKVSCALEKIKEECIDFKVLGSYPEANDF, translated from the coding sequence GTGAGGGAATTGGAAGAGCTTAGAAAAGAAATTGATGAATTGGATAAAAAGTTACTTGATATATTAAATAGAAGGGCGCAAATAGTGCTTCAAATAAGAGATTGGAAGATTAAAAATAATTATCCTACATTTGACCCTTCGAGAGAGAAAGAACTTTTGGATAGACTGGTTAAAGAGAATAAAGGACCTTTAGATAAAGATGCAGTAATTGGTATTTTTAAGACAATTATTAGTTATTTGCGATCTTTAGAAAAAGAAATCGAGGTTTTGTATTTAGGACCTGAGGGTAGTTTTACTCATCAAGCTGCTGTAAAATTTTTTGGAGAAGGCTCTAAGTTTAAACCTTTATTATTAGTGGAAGATATATTCAAATCTTTAGAGGAAGGGGCAGAATATGCAGTAGTTCCTATAGAGAACTCTTTGGAAGGTACTGTAGGAAGTACTATGGATCTTCTTGCTATCACTACTAAGAAGGTTATTGGGGAAGTTTATTTAGATGTGAAACATTCGTTGATATCTTTTGAAGATTCTATTGACAAGATAAGAAAAGTTTATTCGCATCCTCAAGCCCTTGCTCAGTGTAAGAAATGGCTAAGACAAAACTTGCCAAATGTAGAGGAGATTCCAACTTCAAGTACTAGTTTTGCTGCTAAATTGGTAAAGGAAGAAAGAGGAAGTGCTGCTATTGCGAGTAACTTTGCGGCTAACATTTTTGGATTGAATATTCTTGCTGAAAATATTCAAGATTTTTGGAATAATAAAACAAGGTTTTTAGTACTTGGAAGGGAAATTCCAAAACCTACAGGAAAAGACAAAACCTCTATAATTTTTTCTGTAAAGCATCAGGCTGGAGCATTATATAGAGCGTTAAGGCCTTTACATGATTTTGGATTAAATATGACTTTGATTCAGTCAAGGCCAGTACCTGCTAAACCTTTTGAATATAGGTTCTTTGTTGATTTTCAGGGGCATATAGAGGATGAAAAGGTATCCTGTGCCCTTGAGAAGATAAAGGAGGAGTGTATTGATTTTAAGGTTTTAGGCTCCTATCCAGAAGCTAATGATTTTTGA
- a CDS encoding sugar ABC transporter ATP-binding protein gives MNQELLLKIEKISKSFPGVKALDEVDLEVYKGEILALVGENGAGKSTLMKILTGVYQKDEGKIIFKGKEINPQNPHEAQSLGISIIYQEFNLAPNLDIATNIFLGNEPKKGKFIKIFDYKKAYEESLKLLALLGLELPPETLVKDLTVAEQQMVEIAKALAQKSELIIMDEPTSALAGREVKKLFEIMRKLKNEGISIIFITHRLEEVFEIADRIVVLRDGKRVGELPAQKDRYDDVIRMMVGREIRVIPKPSTKTEEVILEVRNLSSKKVKNISFELRKGEVLGIAGLVGAGRTEIIRAIFGADPIISGEIYLEGKKIEIKSPKDAVRYKIGLVPEDRKLQGLILDMMVYENISLPSLRYLFPNGIIKRKIEYDLAEHFVQKLQIKTPSIFQKVVNLSGGNQQKVVLSKWLALKPKILILDEPTRGIDVGAKAEIHKLIGEMAKEGIGIILISSELPEILALSDRILVVSKGRITAEISKEEATQEKIMQYAII, from the coding sequence ATGAATCAAGAGCTCCTACTAAAAATTGAGAAAATATCAAAAAGTTTCCCTGGGGTAAAAGCTTTAGATGAAGTAGATTTAGAAGTTTACAAAGGAGAAATTCTTGCCCTTGTAGGAGAAAATGGCGCTGGAAAATCTACCCTTATGAAAATTCTTACGGGAGTATATCAAAAAGACGAAGGGAAAATTATATTCAAAGGGAAAGAAATAAATCCCCAAAATCCTCATGAAGCCCAAAGTTTAGGAATATCCATCATCTATCAAGAATTCAATTTGGCTCCAAACCTTGATATCGCCACCAACATATTCTTAGGTAATGAACCTAAAAAGGGTAAGTTTATAAAGATTTTTGATTACAAAAAAGCCTATGAAGAATCCTTAAAATTATTAGCACTACTCGGCTTAGAACTACCTCCAGAAACTTTAGTAAAAGATCTTACTGTGGCTGAACAACAGATGGTAGAAATTGCAAAGGCTCTTGCTCAAAAATCAGAGCTGATTATTATGGATGAGCCAACCTCTGCTCTTGCTGGAAGAGAAGTTAAAAAACTGTTTGAAATAATGAGAAAACTAAAAAATGAAGGTATTTCAATTATATTTATCACCCATAGACTTGAGGAGGTATTTGAAATTGCGGATAGAATTGTGGTACTAAGGGATGGAAAAAGAGTTGGAGAATTACCTGCTCAAAAAGATAGATATGATGATGTAATAAGAATGATGGTAGGAAGAGAAATAAGAGTAATACCCAAACCATCTACAAAAACAGAAGAAGTTATTTTAGAAGTAAGAAATCTATCCTCTAAAAAGGTCAAAAATATATCTTTTGAACTTAGAAAGGGTGAGGTGTTAGGAATTGCAGGGCTTGTTGGAGCAGGAAGAACAGAAATTATAAGAGCAATATTTGGAGCTGATCCTATAATCTCTGGGGAAATATATCTAGAAGGTAAAAAAATAGAGATAAAATCTCCTAAAGATGCCGTGAGATATAAAATAGGCTTGGTGCCAGAAGATAGGAAGCTTCAAGGACTTATTCTTGATATGATGGTTTATGAGAACATTTCATTACCCTCCCTAAGGTATTTATTCCCTAATGGAATTATAAAGAGAAAGATAGAATATGATCTTGCAGAACATTTCGTCCAAAAATTACAAATAAAAACTCCAAGTATTTTTCAAAAAGTTGTAAATCTTTCTGGAGGGAACCAACAAAAAGTTGTACTTTCAAAATGGCTTGCTCTAAAGCCTAAAATCCTAATACTTGATGAACCCACTCGCGGAATAGATGTAGGAGCAAAAGCAGAAATACATAAATTAATTGGAGAGATGGCCAAAGAAGGTATTGGAATTATTCTTATCTCTTCAGAGCTTCCAGAAATTCTTGCCCTCTCCGATAGAATTCTTGTGGTTTCAAAAGGGAGGATTACTGCAGAGATAAGTAAAGAAGAAGCTACCCAGGAAAAGATAATGCAATACGCCATAATATAA
- a CDS encoding metallophosphoesterase family protein translates to MVKIGVISDTHLPSRFPYLPQVIIDKLQGVDLIIHAGDWEDTFFLPELQRIAEVIGVHGNMDNFEVKRILPAKKIITIESIKIGITHGSGAPWGIKDRVREVFEGEDLKVIVFGHTHKPMMEWEDNIFFFNPGSPTDKFFTDKNTIGYLYVDKDKVWGEIIPIEI, encoded by the coding sequence ATGGTAAAGATTGGAGTAATTTCAGATACTCATCTTCCTTCTCGTTTTCCTTATCTTCCTCAGGTAATAATAGACAAACTTCAAGGAGTTGATCTTATTATTCATGCTGGAGACTGGGAAGATACCTTCTTTTTGCCAGAACTTCAAAGGATTGCAGAAGTTATTGGCGTGCATGGTAATATGGATAATTTTGAGGTAAAAAGAATACTTCCTGCAAAGAAGATAATAACTATTGAAAGCATAAAAATTGGTATTACTCATGGAAGTGGAGCTCCTTGGGGGATTAAAGATAGGGTTAGAGAAGTTTTTGAGGGAGAGGATTTGAAGGTTATTGTCTTTGGACATACTCACAAACCAATGATGGAATGGGAAGACAACATATTCTTTTTTAATCCAGGATCTCCTACTGATAAGTTTTTTACAGATAAGAATACTATAGGTTATTTATACGTAGATAAAGACAAAGTATGGGGAGAAATAATACCAATTGAGATCTAA
- a CDS encoding sugar-binding protein, whose amino-acid sequence MRKILVAILIILFPLIFSIGYSKEIHVAVIGKSVHPYWAEVELGVKQAAKDLGVKATFFVPQKEDIPAQISQMESFIAMGVDGIAIAPSDPTAIAPTIEKAMAKGIPVITLDTDAPQSKRLVYIGTDNYSAGKIAGMVMNDLLGIKGGKVAIGTGSLTAMNSLERIRGFMDGIASNKRIVVVTKPALCDFEDTGRAVTLAEQALLTYPDLRGFFGVYAFNGPAAAKAVKAAGKVGQVLIVCFDTTAEHMQLIKEGVISATVGQRPYMMGYKSVEVLTKMAQKGVDATLKELPANRIIDTGVDVVAGDKYVKSIKSVQALTVEQYRKKLQELGIPVQGW is encoded by the coding sequence ATGCGTAAGATTTTAGTTGCTATTCTAATTATTCTTTTCCCTCTTATCTTCTCTATAGGATATTCCAAAGAGATACATGTAGCAGTTATTGGAAAATCAGTACACCCTTACTGGGCAGAAGTAGAGCTTGGAGTTAAACAGGCAGCTAAAGATTTAGGGGTAAAAGCCACATTCTTCGTACCTCAGAAAGAAGATATTCCTGCTCAAATATCTCAAATGGAATCCTTTATCGCTATGGGCGTTGATGGTATTGCTATTGCTCCTTCCGACCCAACAGCTATAGCGCCAACTATTGAAAAAGCAATGGCAAAAGGTATCCCAGTGATTACTCTTGATACCGATGCTCCTCAAAGTAAAAGATTAGTCTATATTGGAACCGACAACTACTCTGCAGGTAAAATTGCTGGAATGGTCATGAATGATCTTCTTGGAATAAAAGGTGGTAAAGTAGCCATAGGTACAGGATCTCTAACCGCAATGAACTCTTTAGAAAGAATCCGTGGTTTTATGGACGGTATAGCCTCCAACAAGAGAATCGTAGTAGTGACAAAACCAGCCCTTTGCGACTTCGAGGATACAGGAAGAGCAGTTACCCTTGCAGAACAAGCCCTCTTAACATATCCTGATCTAAGAGGATTCTTTGGCGTTTATGCTTTCAATGGACCTGCCGCAGCAAAAGCAGTGAAGGCCGCAGGAAAAGTAGGACAAGTATTAATAGTATGTTTTGATACTACTGCAGAACATATGCAACTTATAAAAGAAGGAGTAATTTCTGCTACCGTTGGACAAAGACCATACATGATGGGATACAAGAGTGTTGAAGTTCTAACTAAGATGGCACAAAAAGGCGTTGATGCAACTCTTAAAGAACTCCCAGCCAATAGAATAATTGATACTGGTGTAGATGTGGTAGCAGGTGATAAATACGTAAAGAGCATCAAAAGCGTACAAGCTTTAACAGTAGAACAATATAGAAAGAAACTTCAAGAACTCGGAATACCTGTACAAGGGTGGTAA
- a CDS encoding nitroreductase family protein gives MEVKKAILERRALRSIEPFEVTQELIYDLAESASLAPSCFNNQPWRFIFTYDPDILKELYTALTPRNNWANNSSLIVTVFTKEDLDCQIKGRNYALLDTGMAVGFMLLRATELGLIAHPIAGYDEEKVKKILNIPEDMTAILLIVFGKRAKEINPNLSEEQKEREFKRPERLPIKEFVYLNKYK, from the coding sequence ATGGAAGTAAAAAAGGCGATTCTTGAAAGAAGAGCTTTGAGATCTATTGAACCCTTTGAAGTAACCCAAGAATTAATATACGACTTAGCTGAATCAGCTTCTTTAGCTCCATCCTGTTTTAATAATCAACCATGGAGATTCATTTTTACTTATGATCCAGATATTCTTAAAGAATTATATACTGCGCTAACACCAAGAAATAACTGGGCTAACAATTCTTCTCTAATAGTTACAGTCTTTACAAAAGAAGACTTAGACTGCCAAATAAAAGGAAGAAACTACGCTTTACTTGATACAGGAATGGCTGTTGGATTTATGCTTTTAAGGGCTACTGAGTTAGGCCTTATTGCCCACCCTATAGCAGGCTATGACGAGGAAAAGGTAAAAAAGATCTTGAATATACCAGAAGACATGACTGCAATACTTCTTATCGTCTTTGGAAAAAGAGCAAAAGAAATAAATCCTAATCTCTCTGAAGAACAAAAAGAAAGGGAATTTAAAAGACCTGAAAGATTGCCAATTAAAGAGTTTGTATACCTTAATAAATACAAGTAA
- a CDS encoding bifunctional 5,10-methylenetetrahydrofolate dehydrogenase/5,10-methenyltetrahydrofolate cyclohydrolase: MGVILEGKPVAEKLEKEIKEKIEIYKTKGIIPNLCIVKVGENEEAEAYAKSIERFFSRIGINVERKNFAENVSLLEFQKALKELEKNNKVHGILILRPLSEELERQKAFRFLSPDKDVEGITYENLGKLFVGEKCFHPCTPQAVIELLDFYKISVEGKDVVVVGRSISVGKPLSILLLNRNATVTICHSKTKNLEELTRRAEVLVAAVGRPHFIGKDMVKEGQVVIDIGTNVVEGKLVGDVNFEEVKDKVGYITPVPGGIGIITTRVLAMNLLKAVEKNEARN, from the coding sequence ATGGGAGTTATTCTTGAAGGAAAGCCTGTGGCTGAGAAGTTAGAAAAAGAAATTAAAGAGAAAATAGAGATTTATAAAACAAAGGGTATTATTCCTAATTTGTGTATAGTAAAGGTTGGCGAAAATGAAGAGGCGGAAGCTTACGCAAAGAGTATAGAAAGATTTTTCTCGAGGATAGGAATTAATGTGGAGAGAAAGAATTTTGCTGAAAATGTCTCTCTGCTAGAATTTCAGAAGGCTTTAAAGGAATTAGAAAAAAATAATAAAGTACATGGAATATTGATATTGAGACCTCTTTCGGAAGAATTAGAAAGACAAAAAGCTTTTCGGTTTTTGTCTCCTGATAAAGATGTGGAAGGTATAACTTATGAAAATTTAGGAAAGCTTTTTGTTGGTGAGAAATGTTTCCATCCCTGCACACCTCAGGCAGTTATTGAACTTTTGGATTTTTATAAAATTTCTGTAGAGGGGAAAGATGTAGTGGTGGTTGGAAGAAGTATATCGGTGGGAAAGCCCCTTTCTATACTACTTCTCAATAGGAATGCAACGGTTACCATATGTCATTCTAAAACTAAAAATTTAGAAGAACTTACGAGGAGAGCAGAAGTCCTTGTTGCGGCTGTAGGAAGGCCTCATTTTATAGGTAAAGATATGGTAAAGGAAGGTCAAGTAGTAATTGATATAGGTACTAATGTGGTAGAAGGGAAGCTTGTAGGTGATGTAAACTTTGAAGAAGTAAAGGATAAGGTTGGTTACATAACTCCTGTTCCAGGAGGTATAGGTATAATAACTACTCGAGTTCTTGCTATGAATCTTCTCAAGGCGGTGGAAAAGAATGAGGCTCGAAATTAA
- a CDS encoding formate--tetrahydrofolate ligase, translating to MRRILEIISDLGIPEEFFIPYGWYIGKVKWDYYKEIQKNPSGKLILVSAMNPTPYGEGKTTTTIGLGDAIRRLSYRSFVCIREPSMGPVFGIKGGAVGGGKAKVVPEDSINLHFTGDIHAVTSAHNLLSALVDNHIYHGNELNIDVRQILWKRCLDMNDRQLRFVVSGLGGKANGVPREDGFDITAASEVMAIISLSRSVSELKERLGNIIVGINKNNTPILCKDIGAQGAMSVILKDAISPNLVQTLEGTPAFVHGGPFANIAHGTNSLIATEMALRLSDYVVTEAGFGVDLGAEKFFDIKCRLGNIRPSAVVIVASIRALKFHGGVKKDFDNENMEAIKKGMSNLLHHVSVVRDVFKLPVVVALNKFPKDEKKEIEYVISELKERNIRVAISEVYEKGGLGGIQLAQEVIKAIEEDKNEFSYLYDLSESYKDKIEKICKEVYGAKDVVFSENAKEELKKIEGWGFINLPVCMAKTQYSLSDNPKLIGKPEDFVINVQGVKVSGGAGFLVVYTGNIMTMPGLPKVPSAFQMDLDDNGNIIGLS from the coding sequence TTGAGACGAATTTTAGAAATCATATCGGATTTGGGGATTCCAGAAGAATTTTTTATTCCATATGGTTGGTATATTGGAAAAGTTAAATGGGATTATTATAAGGAAATTCAGAAAAACCCTTCAGGTAAATTGATTCTTGTGAGCGCTATGAATCCTACTCCTTATGGAGAAGGTAAGACTACCACAACTATTGGATTAGGAGATGCCATCAGAAGACTTTCTTATAGGTCTTTTGTTTGTATTCGTGAACCATCTATGGGGCCTGTTTTTGGTATAAAGGGAGGAGCAGTAGGAGGAGGTAAGGCAAAAGTAGTACCTGAAGATAGTATTAATCTTCATTTCACAGGAGATATCCATGCTGTTACTTCTGCCCACAATCTACTTTCGGCTTTAGTTGATAATCATATCTACCATGGGAATGAATTGAATATAGATGTCAGACAAATTCTTTGGAAGCGATGTCTGGATATGAATGATAGACAGTTAAGATTTGTTGTAAGTGGACTTGGAGGAAAGGCCAACGGTGTACCTCGTGAGGACGGCTTTGATATTACTGCGGCATCTGAGGTTATGGCTATCATTTCCTTATCTAGGAGTGTCTCTGAATTAAAGGAGAGATTGGGAAATATTATAGTTGGAATCAATAAGAATAATACGCCCATTTTATGTAAAGATATAGGGGCACAGGGTGCCATGAGTGTTATATTAAAAGATGCTATATCTCCTAATTTGGTTCAAACCCTTGAGGGTACTCCTGCTTTTGTACACGGTGGTCCCTTTGCTAATATTGCTCATGGTACAAATTCCCTTATTGCTACTGAGATGGCTCTTAGACTTTCTGATTATGTTGTAACAGAGGCTGGTTTTGGTGTGGATCTTGGCGCAGAGAAATTTTTTGATATTAAATGTAGATTGGGAAATATAAGACCAAGTGCGGTGGTAATTGTTGCCTCTATAAGAGCATTGAAATTTCATGGGGGAGTGAAGAAAGATTTTGATAATGAGAACATGGAAGCTATAAAGAAAGGGATGTCTAATCTCTTACATCATGTAAGCGTGGTGAGGGATGTATTTAAACTTCCTGTGGTGGTAGCTTTGAACAAATTTCCTAAAGATGAGAAAAAGGAAATAGAGTATGTGATTAGTGAACTTAAAGAGAGAAATATAAGGGTGGCTATCTCTGAGGTTTATGAAAAAGGAGGGTTAGGAGGAATTCAGCTTGCTCAAGAAGTGATTAAGGCTATAGAAGAAGATAAAAATGAGTTTTCTTATTTATATGACCTAAGTGAAAGTTATAAAGATAAGATAGAAAAAATTTGTAAAGAGGTTTATGGGGCAAAAGACGTGGTATTTTCTGAGAATGCAAAAGAAGAGTTAAAAAAGATTGAGGGTTGGGGCTTTATAAACTTGCCTGTTTGTATGGCAAAAACCCAATACTCTTTATCTGACAATCCTAAACTTATAGGTAAACCTGAGGATTTTGTTATAAATGTTCAAGGAGTAAAAGTTTCAGGTGGAGCAGGTTTTTTGGTAGTTTACACAGGTAATATAATGACTATGCCAGGTCTTCCTAAGGTTCCCTCTGCTTTTCAAATGGACTTAGATGATAATGGAAATATAATAGGTCTTTCCTAA